GGTGGGCGTACCCAGCAAGAAATACGGCGAGGAGGTGGGCGCCTTCATCATCCGCAAAGAAGGCACGGATATCAACGAAGGCGACGTCAAGGACTTCTGCCGCGGACAGATCGCCCGCTACAAGATCCCCAAGTATGTGGCCTTCGTGGACAGCTTCCCGCTGACCGCCAGCGGCAAGGTGCAGAAGTACAAGCTCCAGGAGCAGTCTGTTGACCTCTTCCCCGCAGCCAATGAGAAATAAAGCCTACCGCATCGACGCCGTCCTTTTCGACCTCGACGGTACCCTGACGCAGCCCGGAGCGCTTGATTTCCCGGCGCTCAAGCGGGACATCGGCTGCCCCCTGGAACTTCCCGTGCTGGAGTTTATGGCCGGGTTGAAAGACGAAGACCGGCGGCGGGAGATCACCCGCCGGCTGGACGCGTTCGAATTGGAAGGGGCTTTGTCGTCGCGGCCCAATGCGGGCGCCCGGCAGCTGATCGGAGCCATCAAGAAAGCCGGGCTGCCGGTCGGAATTCTCACCCGCAACAGCCGGGCCTCGACCCTCAGGGCGTTGGAGAACTTTGACGGTGTAAGCCCATCGGACATTGACGTGATCGTCACCCGGGAAGATCCGGTGAAAATCAAACCCTCCGGACAAGGGGTGCTGCTGGCGGCCCGTAAAATGGAGGTGGACCCTGCTCACGTGCTGGTGGTCGGCGATTTTTCCTTCGATATGGATGCCGGCCGCGACGCCGGCGCGCTGACCGCCTTTTTGGCCAACAAAAGCCCGGTCCCGGACGGCCTGGTCTGCGATTTCGTCATCGATGCCCTGGCTGATCTGGAGCCCATCCTGGCAGAAGGCGTCTGCCTTGCCGCCGGCAAGCTGCCCAACGCCTTTCTCGAAGAGCTGCTGGCCCACTACCGCATCGAAGATCCTTCGGTGATCGTGGGACCGTCAGTGGGAGAGGACACCGCCGCCGTGGACATCGACGGCCAACAGGTGCTGGTGCTCAAATCCGATCCCATTACCTTCGCCACCGAGGCCATCGGACGGTATGCCGTGCTGATCAATGCCAACGACATGGCCACCGCCGGCGTCGACGCCCGCTGGATGCTGGCCACCCTGTTGCTGCCCTGCGGTTTTACCCGGTCCCGGGTGCGGCAGATCTTCGCCGATCTCAACGCGGCCTGCACCGACGAGGGCATTACCCTGTGCGGCGGGCACACGGAGATCACCGATGCGGTCCGCCGGCCGGTGGTGACCGGTATGATGGCCGGGACCATCGCCAGCAAGGACCTGATCCGCAAGGACCGCATGGCCCCCGGCGACCGGCTGCTGGTGACCAAAGGAATTGCCGTGGAAGGCACGGCCATCATTGCCGCCGAGTTTTCGGATCTGCTGCTGGAAAAAGGCATGACTGTCGGGGAGATCGAAAGTTGCCGCCGTCTGGCGGCCATGATCAGCATTCTTCCCGAAGCCCGCATTGCCTGGCATGTTGGCGGCGTTTCCGCCCTTCACGACGTGACCGAAGGCGGGATCGCCACCGCCGTGGCGGAGTTGAGCCAGGCCGGCGGCAGGGGACTGCGCATCCGCAAGGAGGCCGTGCCGGTTTTTGGCGAAACCCGTCGAATGGGGCAGATGCTGGAAATCGATCCGTTAGGGTTGATCGGGTCGGGCAGCCTGCTGATCTGCTGCCGGCCGGACCGGGTGGAGCAGCTGGTTGCCGAACTCACCCGAAGCGGGATCGCCGTTGCCGATATCGGGGAGGTGACCGATGGCCCTCCGGGCGTCGAAGCCTTTGAAAACGGCGCGCCGGCGGTGTGGCCCGCTTTCGCGGTGGATGAGATTACGAGGCTGTTTAACCGTTGATAAGGTCGAGTGACGACTGGGCCGACATTTTTTTTCTCCGGTCGCCGGCAGTTCCGATAATAGCCGGCCGTTCGATTCTTTGCCGTAAGGAGACGGCGACGATCAGAATGAGCATCAGGATGGCCACGACCACGGCAACGGGCCGAAGCCAGACCAGGCACCCGACATCCCAGCCGCCGAAATCAGCGGAGATAAAACATCCCCCGCCGCCCCCGCCGCCTCCCGAACTGCTGCCCACCGTCGAAGAGACCGCTCTCGGGGTCGTGGCGGCCGTCTCGTTGGAGTAGCCGGTCCGTTCCCCGCCGCTTAAGGTGAGCAGCCGGTAGACATAGGTGGTGCCGTCAGCCAGACCGCTGTCGCTGTAAGCCGCTTCATCGACACCGACAATGGCGATGGTTTCGTATTCGCTCCCCGAGTTCGGTCTGCGCTGAATTTCGAATCCCGTGTCCACCGGTTCGGAGGCCGTCCAGTCCAAATCGATCCGGTTGGCCGACGCCTGGGAATCGAGAGTCACGGCTGCCATGGATACCAGGGCGTTGTAAAGGTTGATCCGTCCGCCGGTGGCCGTGTACCCGTTCAGGGCCGCCTTCTGGTCCACCGTGGATTCGATCACCAGGCGAACCTCCGTCGGCGTCAGCGTGGGCTGCCGGGCCATGATCAAGGCCGCTGCACCGGAGGCGTAGGCGGCGGACATGGAGGTGCCGTTATAATATTGATAGGCACTGGTTCCATGGCTGGTGTCGGCGCAGGTGACGGCCAGATTGTCGATGCAGTAGCCGTCGGCCGTGCCGGAGTCGTCGCTGACGAAACGAAAGCGCAGATAAAACGAGCCGCTGCCGTCATAGACCTTCAGGTCGACAACAGCCAACTGCAGGCTGCCGATGTTGCCGGTCACGGCGGTCACGGCGCCATTGTCCAATCCGATCCACAGGGCATCCCAGGTGGAGCCGTCGGTGGAAGCCTCCACATAAAGACGGTCGCCGGTGTCATTGGTGATGCCGGCGATATAAAAATCCAGGCGGGTGCCGGTGCGTCCGGTCAGGTCCATCGGCTCCATTTGGGCCCAGGCGTTCATGCCGTCGCTGTAGTTTGCATCGGGGCTTTCGGTGAGCAGCATGTTGCCGAACAGGTTCTGCTGGCCCCAGTCGCTGCCGGTGCCGCCGAAGGTCCAGGCTCCCAGGTCGCCGAAAGTCTCCGAGACAAGGGTCTGGCGGTCCGGAACGGTGCTGTAGACATTGGTGCCGGGCGCGGCCACGTCTACCTGGCTGTCGCTGTAATTGGTGAACCAGGCCGGATCATCATCGGCATTGGAAGCGGCTACCGAAAGGATGTTGGCGCTGTTATAGCTGGCCGGGTAGGTGGGAACATCTTCGAGGTCGTTGGCGTCGTTGCCGGCGGCGCACACCACCAGGACCCCGGCCGCACCGGCGGCGTCGATGACGTTTTTCAGCCCCTCGCTTTCGCCGGGACCGCCCCAACTCAGGTTGATCACGTCAGCGCCGTTATCCGTGGCGTATTCGATGGCCGCGATGGCATCGGCGGTCGTGCCGTAGTCCGCGGCGGTGATGAAGCGCAGGGGCATGATGCTGACCTGCCAGTTGACTCCGGCAATGCCGGTGGCGTTGTCCCCCACGGCTCCGATGATGCCGGCCACATGGGTGCCGTGGCCGTGGTTGTCGGTAGGATCGTTGGGGTGATTGTCGTCATCGGCGAAATCCCACCCGTTGACATCGTCCACATACCCGTTGCCGTCGTCGTCGACGCCGTTGTCCGCGATTTCACCCGGATTGGTCCAGATGTTGGCCGCCAGATCGGGGTGGGCCGGGTCGATGCCGCTGTCCACCACGGCTACCACGATGTCGGAGCTGCCTGTCTCCAGATCCCAGGCCAACTCGGCATCCATGTCGGCATCGGCGGTTCCGGCGGTACTGTTAACCGTCTGTCCGGTGTTGACCAGCCCCCACTGGCGGCTGAAATTCGTATCGTCGGGAACCGCCTGGAGCCGGTAGCGGTAATTGGGTTCGGCAAAAATTACATCCGGATCCGATTGATAGAGGGCCACGGCCTGGGCGACTGTCATGGCCTCAGGCAGCCGGACCTTGCGGATACCGCTGTTTTTGAACGTCCGCACGTGGTTCATCCGCCACATGGAGCGGTAGTGAAGGGCCTGTTGGACCGCCGTGCTCTCCCGGTATTTCACCAGTACCTCGCCGTCCACGAAGGGGCGCGGATCGGGTGCGCCGGCCGTCGCCATCCGGCCGCCGGCCAGCAGAAGAATCGCCACCATGAATCCCGTTATCGTTCGATTTGCCTGCATATCTCCTCTTTGTCTCCCCTTGCGGAACTGCCGTGCGGATATTCATCCGCAAAGAGCGATGGCGGTGGCGGTCCGGCGGTACTTTTTTTTGGAAATCGATTGTTATGAATGGTTGTTGAGCCGCTCTCAAAAAAAGATATCGGCACCTGATTCCGGGACTTGAGCAGTCCGTTCAAATGGAGATTTTATGATAATGAAAACGCCATATTTCCCCCTCACCCTGTCCCTCTCCCTCCGGGGGAGAGGGGACGTTTGCCGGTTGCGACCAAGCCAACCCGGCTGCTTTCGAGGTTTCAGGAAAGCGCACCCTCGCCCCTTGAGGGGAGAGGGCCGGGGTGAGGGGTGGATAAATCATCCTTTCAGGGTTACTTGCGATTGCCCTGTTCCGGGACGCAACAGCGGTTGACACCCAATATCTTTTCCTGTAAAAATAACTGGTTAATAGGCAGGTGACAGACTTTTCGCAGGTGAACGCACACACCGGGTTACGCTTCGGGACGGAAAAGGAAATCTCATGGGGAACGTACTGGTTATCGACGACGATGCGGCGGTATGCGATGCACTGTCCGAGCTTCTCACCCACATGGGGCATGCCGTGGAAACGGCCATGCGCAGCAATACGGGTATGGAGAAGGCCTCTGCCAGCGCCTATGACGTGATCCTGCTGGACGTAAAAATGCCCGACGGCAGCGGTCTGGATCTACTCCCGAAGCTGAAAGCCCTGGACAATGATCCGGAGGTAATCATCGTTACCGGATACGGCACGGCCAGCGGTGCGGAATTCGCCTTGAAAAACGGCGCCTGGGACTACCTTGAGAAAAAAGCCTCGGTGGAGGAACTGCTGCTTTCCATCAACCGCGCCCTGCAATACCAGAAAGAAAAGCAGGGCAGCCAGCCCCTGGCCCCGGTCAAGCGGGAGCGAATCATCGGCAGCAGCCCCAAGATGCGCCCCTGTTTCGATCTGCTGGCCCAGGCCGCGGCCAGTGAAGTCAATGTGCTGATCACCGGGGAGACCGGAACGGGAAAAGAGCTTTTCGCCCGGGCCATCCACAGCAACAGTCCCCGGGCCGCCCATGGCATCGAACCGGCAGTGCCCCTGAAACGCAACCCCCGCGCGGAGAAGAATTTCGTGGTGGTGGACTGCGCCGCCCTTCCGGAAACCCTTGTGGAAAGCGTCCTCTTCGGCCACGAAAAAGGGGCCTTCACCGGTGCCGACCAGGCCCAACAGGGGCTCGTGGCCCAGGCCGACGGAGGCACGCTGTTTCTGGACGAGGTGGGCGAGCTTCCCCTGGCAGTTCAGAAAAATTTTCTGCGCGTGCTGCAGGAAAGGCGCTATCGTCCCGTGGGATCCAAGCACGAGAAAGAAAGCAATTTCCGGCTGGTGGCGGCCACCCACAGGGATCTGGACCAATTGCAGCAGGATGGGAAGTTTCGCCAGGACCTGCTCTACCGCCTGCGGGCGCTGACCATCGATCTGCCGCCGCTGCGGGAACGCCGGGAAGACATCAAGGAACTGGTCCGTCATCACACCGCAAGACTGTGCCGCAGCTACAAGCTGGATTCCAAAGGCTTCGACCCGGATCTCCTCGAGGCCCTGATGGGCTATGCGTGGCCGGGGAATGTCCGCGAACTGGTCAATACCATCGACAGCATGCTTGCCGTGGCCGGCCAGGACGCCACCCTGTTCCCCAAACACCTGCCCCTTCACATCCGGGTGAAAATTGTCTGCAATGCTTTCAAAGAGAAGGCGCTGACCCGGGAATCTGGTGAAGATTCCCAGGATAGCGCCTCTTTTTCGGACTCTGACTCCCTTGTCAGCTTCAAGGAATACCGCCTGAAGGCGGAAAAAAGCTACCTCGAAAACCTCATGGACGGAACCTGCCGCAACATCGCCCAGGCCTGCAAAATCTCCGGGATTTCGCGCTCCCGCCTGTACGAACTGCTCACCAAACATCAGATCGGCGAAGGCAACGAAGAAGACGAAAACCAGCAGACCGGCTGATCCCTTTCCCTATCCGATTTCCCGGATCTTGTCCGGAAAACCGGACATTCCGGCCGCCGCTACCGTTTCGGGCGTGCGCCCCATCCTGCCTCTAAAGTTCTATAACATCCTGTAAAAATTGCCTAAATATTTCATTTTTCCAATCAGGCACGGTTGTTGCCAAGCTCCTTTTCGTTGTCCCATGTCAAGGAAACGTAAAGGAGAACCGACGAATGCTGCTGCTATATGCAAAGGCCCGGAACGACATCTTTCAAGAGCTGATACGGATTATCGATAACCGAGTATCCGGGGCGTGCCTGGAAAACTACTCGAATCCGGAAGAGCTTTTCCAGCGGCTCCGCAAACCGCGTCTGAACATCGAAATTGCCGTTTTTTCCATCGGCAGCGCGGCGGAACTGGATCGGCTGCTGACCGTCCGGGACCTGCTCACTGATATGAAGCTGGTTCTCGTTCTGCCCGACAAGGACCCTCGAACCCTCTCCAAGGCCCACGCGCTGGCACCCCGTTTCATTACCTTCGACGACGCCGGTGTCGCCCCATTGGTATCGGTGGTGGAAAAGATGATGGGATGCTATATCGACCGTCTCACCTGCCGGCAACCCCATCTGGAAGCCGCCCACCTCTAAGATGCGTCCCCTGGAGAAAACATACCTGAGGAAAGTCTGCCGGCTCCGGGCCCTGCTGGCGATCCTGATCGTTTTGATCGCCGTTCCCGGCCTGGCCAATCTGCGCACGACCCCGGAATGGTTCGATTCCAACGGGACAGGAAGCCAGCCGGACTGGCATTACCGGGTTCCCATCGTCGTCTCCTCCACCATCGCGACCGACAGCACCATCGTGGTCGATGTCGACTTCGACGCCCTGCTGTCCGATCTGGGCATTTCGGGCACCTTCGATACGAATTCGCCCCGGGTCGTGCGCGGCAACGGCGAACCGGCCGATGTCCAGCAGTTCACCGATGCGGTTTACATGGATGCCACCGATGCCACGGACAACGGCCGCGGCGAGATCCGCTTCATCCATCAGGACAGCGGATCGACAACCTATTATCTCTATTTCGATATTGCCGAGAACGGGACCAAATCCGCCTGGCCGGCGGCGGATACCATCAACGGCAATTTCGAGTTCGCGGAAACCGGAGACCAGGATATCGCCGGATGGAGCGTCGATGCCGACAGCGGCTTCGATGCCGAGGTAAGGCCCTCCGAAAACCCGAGCGTCAATTCGAACACCTCCGGTTTCAATACGGACTACGTTACCACCGACGGCACCCCTTACAGCGGGCAGTATGCATTTTTAATGGGGGCCCGCAGCCAGAACGAACCGAACAGCGCCAGTCCCGCCGTGACGATCTCCAGACAGATCGATGTGCCGGCCTCCGATCCGGGAGAACTCACCCTCCGCTACCGTGTGGAGGGGTGGGACAGCAGCGCCGACGGCTCCGACCAGTACGACTACGTTTGTATCCGTCTGGTCGGATCCAGCACCGTGGAACTGGTGGGGCCGGATGCCGGCAATTACAACCTGCTGCCGTATTCCCCCAATTACGGAGCCACTGAGGTTTCCAGCAGCCGTTCCGGATACGGTCAGTACAATGGCTGGGACACGGACACCAGCGGCAGCCGCCATTATTCGCCGGCACTGACATTGGCTGTGGGAAGCGAGCCCTGGTTCACGGTCAGCACCGATCTTTCGGCCTTCGCCGGGCAGACCGTCACTCTCGAAATCAGCAGCAACCATACATCCCTATATCGTTCCTGGGTGCATGTGGACGACGTGCAGTGGTCGGTGGCGACCGGCACCCTGGGCAGCCCCCGGGCTTTCGGTGCCGATATTATTGCTCCGACGTCCGCTGGTGCCGGTGCCACCCTTTATCTTTCCGCCGAGATGGATGCCCAACCGTCCACGGTGGTGGCGGACATCTTCGACGACAGCGATGCCGTGGTGGTTACCGGCGTCGTGCTATACGATGACGGCACGCATGGAGACGCCGCCGCCGATGATGGCCGGTGGACCAACGACGGCTCGGATACGGCCAGCCCGACCGTGGTCGTGCCCGCCGCAACGGTTCTCGGTGTCCAGTGGAAAACCGTTCTCTATGCCCTGGATGGATCGGGCAGCCTCGTTTCCGCCACCGACGGGCTGGTGCATATTCCGGGGCAGGGAAGCGCCGAAAGCCAGGCCAATTTTTACAATATCGACGAGCAGGCCTTTACCATCGTCGAAGCGGTTGCGGATCTGTCCGCATCGACGAAAAGCGTCGTGGACGTAAACGGCGGGAGCCTCTATCCCGGCGATGTCCTGCGCTATACCATCACCCTGGTCGAAACCGCCGGCGTGGCGGCCACCGCTGTGCGCATTACCGACACGATTCCCGCCAACCTGTCCGATTTTACGGTCGTGAGCATTCCCACCGGGGCTGTCGACGCCTCCACGCCCGACGGCACCGGCGCCAACGGCACCGGCACCCTGGACGTCTCCGGCATCGATGTGGCGGCCTACGGCAGCGAAACCGTGGTTTTCGATGTGACCGTGGACGCTTCCGCGTCTTCGGGAACCGCCATCGACAACACGGCCACGGTCGCCGTTAGCGGCGCCACTGCTGCAAATCCCCAGGCGGCCACGATGACCGTGGCCAGCCCGGCCAGTTCGGGAACCAAACAACTCTACCTGGCCTCGGACACCGATCTTTCCCGAACCGCTCCGTCCACCCAGGAGTACCAGCGGATCAACCGCAATAGCGACAATACCTGGACCCTGACGCCGGCCCTGGATACGGATTTCCAGATCGACGACGGCGAAGATATCTCCGTGACCCTTTTACTGCGAAGCGACGGCTACTGGGGAAACGTAACCCTGGGCCTGGAACTGTCGTCTTCCGGAACCACCACCGGGACCATCGGCACGCTTACCGGCCAGTCCCTTTCTTTGAACGGCACGATTCAAGCGTACACGTTTGCCTTCACCCCCTCGGGCGTCACCACCCTGGAAGCCGGTTCTGCGTTGCAACTGACCGTCAGCAATACCACCTCGGGGGGCGGGTGGAACAACAGCCGGGTGAGAGTTTACACCCTGTCCGGCAGCGACATTTCCCAGGTCGCCATTGCGACGAGCACCGTCATCAACGTGGATGCAGTCGAATTCTATGACGCCGCCTATCCCGACGGCGAAACGGTCGCATCGGCGTCTCCCGGACAGACCGTGTACGTTCGCGCCACCGTCAGCGATCCCTTCGGCAGCTTCGACATCAACGGCGCCGACGTCGAGATCACCGGCCCCTCGACCACCGACAGCTACAACATGACCGAGGTGGAGGACAGCGGGGATGCCACCAAGATTTACGAGTACGCCCTGACCCTGCCGACCATCGGCGGTGACGGCACCTGGACGGCCGTGGTCACCGCAGCGGAAGGCACCGAGGGCACCATCACCCACCAGCAAACGGCGTCCCTGACCGTGGGCGCGCCCCTGCTTACCGTCCTGAAATCCGCCGGCAGCGCCACCGCCGCCCCCGGCAGTCTGATCACCTACACCGTTCAGGTGGTCAACACCGGCACGGGCGAGGCGGTCAACATCGAACTGGACGATGCCATGAGCCCGTACACGGCCCTGCGCATCGCCTATGACGGCAGCGCAACGCTGCCCTTCGACCTGGTCAGCGGACCGACCGGGCTGACGCTGGGAACGCCGGTCTATTCCGACGACGGCGCAACTTACGGCTACGGCCCGCTGGTTTCGGAGGGCGGCGAAGCGCCGGCCGGGTATGACGCCAACGTCTCCCACTGGCGGCTGCCGATCAACGGCAGCCTCGCCGGAAGCGGCGAGGGATTCGTGATGCGCTATCAGGTGATCGTTAAATGAGAACAATGCACTTCAAAATAACACGGAGGAAAGAGAAATGAGAACAAAAGCGTTTTTAATTCTGGCAGCCCTGGCCCTGATGCTTCTGCCCATGGATGCCTGGGCCAAACCCGAGGTCAAGGTGAACATGACCGCGGAAAAAGAGATCTCTGTCGTCGAAAACGGCCAGACCGTCGTCAAACGTGTGGCCGCCGACACGGTGGAAAGCGGGCAGACCCTTTTCTACACCCTGACGGTTACCAACAGCGGTGATGAAAAGGCTGCCAATGTTGTGCTCAACAATCCGGTACCCGAGGGCACGGCCTACGTCGCCGACAGCGCATACGGCGAAGGGTCCAAGATCGTTTTCTCGGCCGACGGCGGCCAAAACTACGATCTGCCGTCCCGCCTGGCGGTTCCGGTGAAGAATGCCGACGTTTCAACTGGAAAGCGTATTGCCGCCCCCGAAGCGTATACCCACATCCGCTGGACCGTCGCGGAGGTGCCGCCGGGCAAAAGCCTGAAACTGGGGTATCGGGCGGTAGTCAAATAATCAGAATGTAAGCCTATCAAAAGGAGAAAAAATGAAAACAAGAACAATAAAGAGAAATGAGTGGCCCCGTGCCGGACCCGAGAAGACAAAGTAACCATTCGCCAAAGCTGCTCCTTACGTGTTCCCCCGAAACCAGTACGTAAGTTAAAAGCGATTTATGAAAAGGAGAAAAAAATGCAAGCAAAGTGGATGAGAAAGAGGAGCCATTCCATAAAATCCCCCCTTAGATGGATTGGCTTGGTAGTGACAGCGGCAGTATGTATCTTTACATTCAACACAACTGCGATGGCGGCATTGGAAGGCAGTGCCGGAAATACAATTATCCGCAACACGGTTACGGTTAACTATGAAGACGGCGGTGGAACCGCCCAGACACCGATTTCCGCAACCATCGACGTCACAGTCAACACGATCGATGTCGCCCCTACAGTTGTATCCTTCAGTCCGTCACCGGGAACCACCGATGGAACCGGGAGTACCGAGACGTATGATGTTGTCATTCGAACGAATTCCAATGGCCCCGCGGTGATCACCCTTGCAGCAACGGATGGTAGTGCGACCAACATCACCTTGGATACAGCCAACCCGCCGAGTCTGGCAAGTGGTGGCACCCTCTTTCTGGGCGCTACGGTTGTCGATCCGACCGACTCAAATGGCACCAGTACCATAGCAGACGGCACCAACATTACCTTGGAGGTTCCCAATGATGGCGGACTGCCTTCCGATACAGCAGCTACCGGCGGCAGTTCCGGTGATGGGGTCATCAACGGGCTGACTGCTGGTGATACCGTCTATCTACACGATGGCACCGATTATTTCGGGCCGTTTACTATTCCTGCCAGCGGCGTTTCCGATCCTGCAACAGGTTCCGGAACGACGGCCCAGCCCGGCAGTCTCACACTGACCAATGATTCCGGCAGTGATATCTCCATTACCATTGCACCCGGTTGGATGATTTTAGAAGCCAAAACAGACACCATGACTGTAACCCAGGGTGTTGTTGCTGTGCCGACAACAGCGGCCTCATGGAACACGACGGTGACGGCGACCATGAATGGTAACGACGGTTCGGGCACGGTCACCACGAATGCGACCGGTGCGGTTTTGACGGTGAGCAAATATGTCCGCAACGTGACTGATCCCAACGGCTCAGGGACAGCCCAGACAATAAGCGTGAGTGGAAGTAGTTATACATTTTTCGAAAGCGGTGTCAGCGGAGATCCCGGTGATACTCTTGAATATGCCCTGGTCATTGAAAACGGTTCGCTTGGCGCTACCCAGGACGTCATTGCCACCGATCCGGTGCCTACATATACAACGCTTTCCACCTTTACCGGTGGATACGGAGGTTCATCCGGAACCGGTTCCGGTTCCGATGTGTTTGCCGTGGTGGATGACGGAAACGATAGCTACCCGATGACCGTGGCTGACACTGATAACGAAAGTGGTACCCTTGGCGCCGCGAATGCTGAGGGGACTGCGGCTGGTAGCACCTTAACGTTTTATCTTGGAGACGGGGGAGAGGACTCGTCGGACACCGGTGGCACTTTGCAAACCGGTGAATCGATTACAGTCGTTTACCGAGTCACCATCGATTGATGCATCTGAAATGAACCTGTAACCGGCGCCGGGATTCGTCCCGGCGCCAAAGCAGTTACCTCATTATGGACAGGTGCGTCATGAGAAAATTTATTTCGATCATTGCCCTCTTTTTTCTGTTTACTTTATGCGTCCACATCGGACGGGCCCTGGCCGATGTGGCGGCCAACACGCAGATTGTTAGCGAGGCCACCCTTACCTTTGACGGCGGTTCGGGTTCCCAGACCGTGACCGCTTCGGTCACCGTCATCGTGTCCCACGTGCCAGGCATCCCCACCATCGATTCCCCGGCCGACGGTACCATCGCCTATGCCGGGGCCGACACCGATCTGGATTTCACCTACACCATCACGGCCAGCGGCAACGGCCCGGACACGTACACGATTGCCAGCAGTGTGACCGGCCAGACCAACACCAGCGGTGCGGACGCCACTGTGGCAGGCAGCACTGTTGACCTTGGTGCAACCATCACGGTCAGCGGCAGTACGAGTACCGTGCTCCAGGTGCCTTCCGACGGTGACGACACGGATGGCGCCGTGAACGGCATTGCGGTGGGAGACACCGTGGTGGTCGATGGCGAAACCAGCACTGTCACGGCTATCAGCGACCCGGCAACGGGTACGGCCACCATCACCTTGTCGACGGCGTTGTCCGCCACACCGGCCGCCGGTGTTTCGGTCCTGGAACAAACGACCGTTACTGTGACCGTAAGTTCCGGAACCGTCGTCACAACGGGCACCAATATCGTGGTAACCGCGCAAACTACGGCATCCAGCAGCGCCGGTTCGAGCGGCGCCGACGAAGTGCAGGCCACATATACCAGCGGCAGTGCGACGCTGACCAAATTTGTGAGAAATGTGACCGACCCCAATGGCACCACCGGCGCCACTTCATTTACGGTAAACAGCGCCACCAACGATTACTACACCGGCGGCGTTACCGGCGTTCCGGGAGACACATTGGAATACCTGCTGCTGGTGGACAATGCCGGCAGCGGAGACGTTACCGATTGCGCCATCGACGATGTGCTGCCCACCGATTTCGTGACCCTGGTGACCGATGCCTACAGCGGTGACGCAGTGATCTATGTGGCTGCCGACGGCACCGAAAGCCCGCTCAGCCAGGATGCGGATACGGATGCAGCGACCCTTTCGGGAACCACGCTCACCGTGAACGTGGGCACCGGCGCCACCAGCACCGCCGGAGGGACGGTCGCCGCGAGCGAAAGCGTTTTCATCGTCTACCAGGTAACCATCAACAATTAACCGGATAACGGCCGTCGATTCATGAACCCTTACCTGCCACCGCGCACACGCCTGCCATTTAAGCGGGCGCTGACAAGCACAGCCGGCTGCATCGCGGGATTTTTTCTCGCGATGCTGCTGACGGTGGCGTTTTTCTGGGGGACGGCGGGGGCCGCTACTTCGTTCACCAACTCAGCTCAGCTTTCCGGTTCCGGCGGCGTGATTTCATCGGCGTCGGTGACCGCCTGGCTGAATGCGCCCACTCCA
This window of the uncultured Desulfosarcina sp. genome carries:
- a CDS encoding isopeptide-forming domain-containing fimbrial protein, which gives rise to MRPLEKTYLRKVCRLRALLAILIVLIAVPGLANLRTTPEWFDSNGTGSQPDWHYRVPIVVSSTIATDSTIVVDVDFDALLSDLGISGTFDTNSPRVVRGNGEPADVQQFTDAVYMDATDATDNGRGEIRFIHQDSGSTTYYLYFDIAENGTKSAWPAADTINGNFEFAETGDQDIAGWSVDADSGFDAEVRPSENPSVNSNTSGFNTDYVTTDGTPYSGQYAFLMGARSQNEPNSASPAVTISRQIDVPASDPGELTLRYRVEGWDSSADGSDQYDYVCIRLVGSSTVELVGPDAGNYNLLPYSPNYGATEVSSSRSGYGQYNGWDTDTSGSRHYSPALTLAVGSEPWFTVSTDLSAFAGQTVTLEISSNHTSLYRSWVHVDDVQWSVATGTLGSPRAFGADIIAPTSAGAGATLYLSAEMDAQPSTVVADIFDDSDAVVVTGVVLYDDGTHGDAAADDGRWTNDGSDTASPTVVVPAATVLGVQWKTVLYALDGSGSLVSATDGLVHIPGQGSAESQANFYNIDEQAFTIVEAVADLSASTKSVVDVNGGSLYPGDVLRYTITLVETAGVAATAVRITDTIPANLSDFTVVSIPTGAVDASTPDGTGANGTGTLDVSGIDVAAYGSETVVFDVTVDASASSGTAIDNTATVAVSGATAANPQAATMTVASPASSGTKQLYLASDTDLSRTAPSTQEYQRINRNSDNTWTLTPALDTDFQIDDGEDISVTLLLRSDGYWGNVTLGLELSSSGTTTGTIGTLTGQSLSLNGTIQAYTFAFTPSGVTTLEAGSALQLTVSNTTSGGGWNNSRVRVYTLSGSDISQVAIATSTVINVDAVEFYDAAYPDGETVASASPGQTVYVRATVSDPFGSFDINGADVEITGPSTTDSYNMTEVEDSGDATKIYEYALTLPTIGGDGTWTAVVTAAEGTEGTITHQQTASLTVGAPLLTVLKSAGSATAAPGSLITYTVQVVNTGTGEAVNIELDDAMSPYTALRIAYDGSATLPFDLVSGPTGLTLGTPVYSDDGATYGYGPLVSEGGEAPAGYDANVSHWRLPINGSLAGSGEGFVMRYQVIVK